A region from the Mycobacterium heidelbergense genome encodes:
- a CDS encoding anti-sigma regulatory factor: MAGDPQILVVDIDNSDDIVAARKAGHQLALDLGFSLTDVTMIATAISEIARNITSYAGRGAVHVTVADREGRKALVVRAEDAGPGIADIERAMEDGYSTGRGLGMGLPGARRLMDRLVVDSALGRGTVVEMWKWVPARA, encoded by the coding sequence GTGGCGGGTGACCCGCAAATTCTGGTCGTCGACATCGATAATTCCGACGACATCGTCGCAGCCCGCAAAGCCGGCCACCAGCTCGCCCTAGACCTCGGATTCTCGCTGACCGACGTCACGATGATCGCCACCGCGATCTCCGAGATCGCGCGAAACATCACCAGCTACGCGGGCCGCGGCGCCGTCCACGTCACGGTTGCCGACCGGGAGGGCCGCAAGGCACTGGTGGTGCGCGCGGAGGACGCCGGCCCCGGCATCGCCGACATCGAGCGCGCGATGGAGGACGGGTACTCGACCGGGCGCGGGTTGGGGATGGGCCTGCCCGGCGCCCGCCGCCTGATGGACCGATTGGTCGTGGACTCCGCGCTGGGCCGCGGAACGGTCGTAGAGATGTGGAAATGGGTGCCGGCGCGTGCGTGA
- a CDS encoding STAS domain-containing protein, translated as MPVPILKQGSILIASVQAALTDSDAERLRYDLMERVSKFRAQGIIVDVTAIDVMDSFAARSLRTIAHMTRLRGADTVIVGLQPEVAFAMVQLGLAFDDMNTALDLEEGLAVLNRQRGVGKPTIGRDGGG; from the coding sequence ATGCCAGTACCCATCCTGAAGCAGGGATCGATCCTCATCGCCTCGGTCCAGGCGGCGCTCACCGACTCCGATGCCGAGCGGTTGCGCTACGACCTCATGGAGCGGGTCAGCAAGTTCCGCGCGCAGGGCATCATCGTCGACGTCACCGCCATCGATGTGATGGATTCGTTCGCGGCCCGGTCGCTGCGCACCATCGCGCACATGACCAGGCTGCGCGGCGCCGACACCGTGATCGTGGGTCTGCAGCCAGAAGTGGCCTTCGCGATGGTCCAACTGGGCCTGGCGTTCGACGACATGAATACCGCGTTGGATCTCGAAGAGGGCCTCGCCGTGCTGAATCGCCAACGGGGAGTGGGGAAACCGACGATCGGGCGCGACGGTGGCGGGTGA
- a CDS encoding STAS domain-containing protein: protein MSDLPSDFGSTTTAAQTVSEGLLPQLVQHLRQNRTVLREEWARRITEAELLTAMTPEELFSEATAVYDNYVEVLETGSVEALQAYARDLSERIIPRGVETDEVVGIVLLLRDVLARSLFEKYQTDFEMLNRVLDAYEPAANRIANTVAVSFVQERERIIRQQQEAIRELSTPVLQVREQLLILPIIGVLDSQRARQVTEQLLRAIRANRAKVVVIDITGVPTIDSTVANHLVQTVDASGLMGASVIITGLSSEIALTLVTIGLDLSKMNAVGDLQGGIEEAERLLGYEVSRTGELTG, encoded by the coding sequence ATGTCAGATTTGCCGTCGGACTTCGGAAGTACCACCACCGCCGCGCAGACGGTCAGCGAGGGTCTGCTCCCGCAGCTGGTCCAGCACCTGCGGCAGAACAGGACCGTCCTGCGCGAGGAGTGGGCCCGCAGGATCACCGAGGCCGAACTGCTTACCGCGATGACCCCGGAGGAGCTCTTCTCCGAAGCGACCGCCGTCTACGACAACTATGTCGAGGTGCTCGAGACCGGCAGCGTCGAGGCGCTGCAGGCGTACGCGCGCGACCTGTCGGAACGCATCATCCCGCGGGGCGTGGAGACCGACGAGGTGGTCGGCATCGTGCTGCTGCTGCGTGACGTGCTCGCGCGCTCCCTGTTCGAGAAGTACCAGACCGACTTCGAGATGCTCAACCGGGTTCTCGACGCCTACGAGCCGGCGGCCAACCGCATCGCCAACACCGTGGCCGTCAGCTTCGTTCAGGAACGCGAGCGCATCATCCGCCAGCAGCAGGAGGCGATCCGCGAGCTGTCGACGCCGGTGCTGCAGGTGCGCGAGCAGCTGCTGATCCTGCCGATCATCGGCGTGCTGGACAGCCAGCGCGCCCGCCAGGTTACCGAACAGCTGCTGAGGGCCATCCGCGCCAACCGCGCGAAGGTGGTCGTCATCGACATCACGGGTGTGCCCACCATTGACTCGACGGTGGCGAACCACCTGGTACAGACGGTCGACGCCTCCGGATTGATGGGCGCAAGCGTGATCATCACCGGCCTGTCCTCGGAGATCGCGCTGACGCTGGTGACCATCGGTCTGGACCTGTCGAAGATGAACGCCGTCGGCGACCTGCAGGGCGGTATCGAGGAAGCCGAGCGCCTGCTCGGCTACGAGGTCAGTCGCACCGGTGAGCTGACCGGATGA
- a CDS encoding STAS domain-containing protein: MSAPDSITTLVEDHDGVSVVSVSGEIDLVTAPALEQAIGAVVADGPTALVIDLSAVEFLGSVGLKILAATYEKLGKSTEFGVVARGPATRRPIHLTGLDKTFPLYPTLDDALTAVRDGKR, translated from the coding sequence TTGTCAGCTCCCGATTCGATTACCACCTTGGTTGAGGACCACGATGGGGTCTCTGTGGTTAGTGTCAGCGGCGAAATCGATCTGGTCACCGCTCCGGCCCTCGAACAAGCCATCGGCGCGGTGGTTGCCGACGGCCCGACCGCACTGGTCATCGACCTTTCCGCGGTGGAGTTTCTCGGCTCGGTGGGCCTGAAGATCCTCGCGGCGACCTACGAAAAACTCGGCAAGTCCACCGAGTTCGGGGTGGTGGCGCGCGGTCCGGCCACCAGGAGGCCGATCCACCTGACCGGCCTGGATAAGACGTTCCCGCTATACCCGACGCTGGACGACGCGCTGACCGCGGTGCGGGACGGCAAGCGCTGA
- a CDS encoding HAD family hydrolase: MTVRRQTSGRGASAVLFDVDGTLVDSNYLHVYAWQRAFDDERLPVAAWKVHRCIGMDGSALVRALSTTPSGEAPADVQERLADGHSRYYRDTTPLLAPLPGARALLRRVADLGLQVVLASSAPDDELQVLLKALDCDDVIAETTSSRDVGTAKPEPGIVRVALDRAGVGADRAVFVGDAVWDAHAATAAGLPCIGLLSGGISRAELGAAGASPIFADPQDLLEHLESTRIAELAPGP, from the coding sequence ATGACGGTTCGACGGCAGACAAGCGGCCGCGGCGCTTCCGCCGTCCTGTTCGACGTGGACGGAACCCTGGTTGATTCCAACTATTTGCACGTCTACGCCTGGCAGCGCGCCTTCGACGACGAACGCCTGCCCGTCGCCGCATGGAAGGTCCATCGCTGCATCGGCATGGACGGCTCGGCGTTGGTGCGCGCCCTGTCCACCACCCCGTCCGGAGAAGCCCCGGCGGATGTCCAGGAGCGGCTCGCCGACGGGCACAGCCGCTATTACCGGGACACCACACCGCTGTTGGCGCCGTTGCCCGGCGCCCGCGCGTTGCTGCGTCGCGTCGCCGATCTCGGACTGCAGGTGGTGCTGGCCAGTTCGGCGCCCGACGACGAACTGCAGGTCCTGCTCAAGGCGCTCGACTGCGACGACGTCATCGCCGAAACGACGTCGTCACGCGACGTCGGCACCGCCAAGCCCGAACCCGGGATCGTCCGGGTTGCGCTGGACCGGGCCGGCGTGGGTGCCGATCGTGCCGTGTTCGTCGGCGACGCCGTGTGGGACGCCCACGCGGCGACGGCGGCGGGATTGCCGTGCATAGGGCTGCTGAGTGGCGGCATCTCCCGCGCCGAACTGGGGGCGGCCGGCGCGTCACCGATTTTCGCGGACCCGCAGGACCTCCTCGAGCATCTGGAATCCACCCGCATCGCGGAGCTGGCGCCCGGCCCCTGA
- a CDS encoding DUF4193 domain-containing protein, with protein sequence MATASDYDARRASDVDTQEPSALREIAPALPGSSTAIVDDDPNDMHFFELPGADLSGEELSVTVIPQRADEFTCSSCFLVQHRSRLRRSSLGLPICADCA encoded by the coding sequence ATGGCGACCGCAAGCGACTACGACGCACGCCGCGCATCGGACGTCGACACCCAGGAACCGTCCGCCCTGCGCGAGATCGCGCCCGCCCTACCCGGGTCGTCCACGGCAATCGTCGACGACGACCCCAACGACATGCACTTCTTCGAGCTGCCCGGCGCCGACCTGTCCGGTGAAGAACTGTCGGTGACGGTGATTCCACAGCGGGCCGACGAGTTCACGTGCTCGAGTTGCTTCCTGGTCCAGCACCGCAGCCGGCTGCGCAGGTCGAGCCTGGGGCTTCCGATCTGCGCCGACTGCGCGTGA
- a CDS encoding cytochrome P450 — protein MTDRSSRVSVVSVAAAASSPPGLPAPRVFRSAFAAAYAIAYLVGGERRMLRLIRRYGPIMTMPVLSLGNVAIVSDPELAKQVFTAPPDVLLGGEGVGPAAAIYGSGSMFVQEEPEHLRRRKLLTPPLHGAALGGYVPIMEAAALAAMHSWPVDRPFEMLRAARALTLDVIVRVIFGVDDPDEVRRLGRPFELLLNLGVSEQLTLRHALRHVGGLRVWPQRARANREIDEVVMPLIARRRNDPRRGEQPDILALLTCARGDDGEPLSDSEIRDDLITLMLAGHETTATALAWVFDLLLHHPDALRRVQDEAVRGEEAFTTAVIHETLRIRPPAPLTARVAAQTFPVGGYDVDAGTRIVVHIAAINRNPRVYERPNEFRPDRFLGSRPETYAWLPFGGGIKRCLGAAFSMRELITVLHTLLREGEFSAVDDKPEKIVRRSIMLAPRHGTRVRFRPIQARMR, from the coding sequence TTGACCGACAGGTCATCGCGTGTTTCTGTCGTCAGCGTGGCCGCAGCCGCTAGCAGTCCGCCCGGCTTACCCGCCCCGCGCGTGTTCCGTTCGGCGTTCGCCGCGGCGTATGCGATCGCCTACCTCGTGGGTGGCGAGCGCAGGATGCTGCGGTTGATCCGTCGATACGGACCGATCATGACGATGCCCGTCCTCAGCCTGGGCAACGTAGCGATCGTGTCCGATCCGGAGCTGGCCAAACAGGTTTTCACCGCGCCGCCCGACGTCCTGCTCGGCGGGGAAGGCGTGGGCCCCGCCGCGGCCATCTACGGGTCCGGATCGATGTTCGTGCAGGAGGAGCCCGAGCATCTTCGGCGGCGCAAACTCTTGACGCCTCCGCTGCACGGCGCCGCGTTGGGCGGCTACGTGCCGATCATGGAGGCCGCCGCCCTCGCGGCGATGCACAGCTGGCCCGTTGACCGACCCTTCGAGATGCTGAGGGCGGCGCGCGCGCTGACGCTGGACGTGATCGTCAGGGTCATCTTCGGGGTTGACGATCCCGACGAGGTCCGGCGCCTCGGCCGGCCCTTCGAGCTCCTGTTAAACCTAGGCGTTTCAGAACAATTGACGCTTCGCCACGCGCTGCGTCACGTAGGCGGATTGCGGGTGTGGCCCCAGCGGGCCCGGGCCAACAGGGAGATCGACGAGGTCGTCATGCCGCTCATCGCGCGGCGGCGAAACGACCCGCGCCGCGGCGAGCAACCCGACATCCTGGCCCTGCTGACGTGTGCGCGCGGGGATGACGGAGAACCGCTGTCGGACAGCGAGATTCGCGATGACCTGATCACCCTGATGCTGGCGGGTCACGAAACCACGGCGACCGCGCTGGCCTGGGTGTTCGACCTGCTGCTGCATCACCCCGATGCGCTACGACGCGTGCAGGACGAAGCCGTGCGCGGCGAGGAGGCCTTCACGACCGCGGTGATCCATGAGACGTTGCGGATACGCCCGCCGGCCCCGTTGACGGCCCGCGTTGCGGCACAAACGTTTCCGGTCGGTGGCTACGACGTCGACGCCGGCACGCGAATCGTCGTTCATATCGCCGCCATCAACCGCAACCCGCGCGTCTACGAGCGTCCCAACGAGTTCCGGCCCGACAGATTCCTGGGGAGCCGACCCGAGACTTACGCATGGCTTCCGTTCGGAGGCGGTATCAAACGCTGTCTGGGCGCGGCCTTCTCGATGCGGGAGTTGATCACCGTGCTGCATACGCTGCTGCGCGAGGGGGAGTTCAGCGCCGTCGACGACAAGCCCGAGAAGATCGTGCGGCGCTCCATCATGCTGGCGCCCCGCCACGGCACCAGGGTGCGGTTCCGGCCGATCCAGGCGCGCATGCGATAG
- a CDS encoding restriction endonuclease yields MEKLLGSSVLFGFALPWYFTQKATGSPPAAFSAGLGGLVLTVVALLWLSARRDRFQAERQRRRDLKYVMSDLAAIDQMSGVEFEEFVAAQLRTSGWGVTHTASTGDYGVDLIARKEGTRMAVQCKRLAKAVGVAAVQQVVSGALHHGCNRTVVVTNQAFTKAARQLAATHDCRLVGREQLQIWARAASPHARPRRLQPEQ; encoded by the coding sequence ATGGAGAAGCTACTCGGGTCCTCCGTCTTGTTCGGGTTCGCTCTCCCTTGGTATTTCACCCAGAAGGCCACCGGCAGCCCGCCGGCGGCCTTTTCGGCCGGGCTGGGCGGCCTCGTCCTGACGGTTGTCGCCCTGTTGTGGCTTTCCGCGCGACGGGACCGCTTCCAGGCCGAACGACAGCGACGCCGCGACCTTAAATACGTGATGTCCGACCTGGCGGCCATCGATCAAATGTCGGGTGTGGAGTTCGAGGAATTCGTTGCGGCACAGCTTCGAACCAGCGGTTGGGGCGTCACTCACACCGCCAGCACCGGTGACTACGGGGTCGACCTGATCGCCAGGAAGGAGGGCACGCGCATGGCGGTCCAATGCAAGAGGCTGGCAAAGGCCGTCGGAGTGGCCGCCGTCCAGCAGGTGGTTTCCGGTGCGCTGCACCACGGCTGTAATCGCACGGTCGTGGTGACGAATCAAGCGTTCACCAAGGCGGCTCGCCAGTTGGCCGCCACCCACGATTGCCGCCTGGTCGGGCGCGAGCAGTTGCAGATCTGGGCGCGGGCCGCGAGCCCGCACGCCCGGCCGCGCCGGCTGCAACCGGAGCAATGA
- the cds1 gene encoding L-cysteine desulfhydrase Cds1, with translation MNERTRIAVRSRSRRWVDNAIRLIRADARRSADTHLLRYPLPSAWCADVDVALYLKDETTHITGSLKHRLARSLFLYALCNGWIGEGTTVVEASSGSTAVSEAYFAALLGLPFVAVMPASTSAAKVALIESQGGRCHFVADSGQVYAEAERVARETGGHYLDQFTNAERATDWRGNNNIAESIYEQMRDERHPIPEWIVVGAGTGGTSATIGRYIRYRRHATRLCVVDPENSAFFPAYAEDRYDIVMATSSRIEGIGRPRVEPSFLPGVVDRMVAVPDAASIAAARHVSAVLGRRVGPSTGTNLWGAFGLLAEMVVEGRGGSVVTLLADSGDRYADTYFSDEWVDAQGLDPAGPAGALVEFERSCAWT, from the coding sequence TTGAACGAGCGGACCCGGATCGCGGTCCGCAGCCGCTCGCGGCGCTGGGTCGACAACGCGATCCGGCTGATCCGGGCCGACGCCCGTCGCAGCGCCGACACGCACCTGCTCCGGTACCCGCTGCCGTCGGCGTGGTGTGCGGACGTGGACGTCGCGCTGTACCTCAAGGACGAGACGACGCACATCACCGGCAGCCTCAAACACCGGCTGGCGCGGTCCCTGTTTCTGTACGCGCTGTGCAACGGGTGGATCGGCGAGGGCACCACGGTGGTCGAGGCCTCGTCGGGTTCGACGGCGGTGTCGGAGGCCTACTTCGCGGCGCTGCTGGGACTGCCGTTCGTCGCCGTGATGCCGGCGTCGACCAGCGCGGCCAAGGTGGCGCTGATCGAATCACAAGGCGGCCGTTGCCATTTCGTGGCGGACTCGGGTCAGGTGTACGCCGAGGCCGAGCGCGTGGCCCGGGAGACCGGCGGGCACTACCTGGACCAGTTCACCAACGCCGAACGCGCCACCGACTGGCGGGGCAACAACAACATCGCCGAGTCGATCTACGAGCAGATGCGCGACGAGAGGCACCCGATCCCGGAATGGATCGTGGTCGGCGCGGGCACCGGCGGAACCAGCGCGACGATCGGCCGCTACATCCGCTACCGCCGGCACGCGACCCGGCTATGCGTCGTCGACCCGGAGAACTCCGCGTTCTTTCCGGCCTATGCCGAGGACCGCTACGACATCGTGATGGCCACGTCGTCTCGCATCGAGGGCATCGGTCGGCCGCGGGTCGAGCCGTCGTTTCTGCCCGGCGTCGTCGACCGGATGGTCGCGGTCCCCGACGCGGCGTCCATCGCCGCCGCCCGCCACGTCAGCGCCGTCCTGGGGCGGCGGGTGGGGCCGTCGACGGGCACCAACCTGTGGGGCGCCTTCGGCCTGCTCGCCGAGATGGTCGTCGAGGGCCGCGGCGGGTCGGTGGTCACCCTGCTCGCCGACAGCGGCGACCGCTACGCCGACACCTACTTCAGCGACGAATGGGTCGACGCCCAGGGGCTTGACCCGGCCGGTCCCGCCGGGGCGCTGGTCGAATTCGAACGCTCGTGCGCGTGGACGTAG
- a CDS encoding metallophosphoesterase codes for MADVLPVLIRAGAAALGSTVAGIGYAALVERNAFVLREITMPVLTPGSTPLRVLHISDLHMLPNQRRKQAWLRELAGWEPDLVVNTGDNLAHPKAVPAVVQPLGDLLSRPGVFVFGSNDYFGPRLKNPLNYLTNPSHRLRGEPLPWQDLRAAFTERGWLDLTHTRREFEVAGLHIAAAGVDDPHIDRDRYDAIAGTASPAANLRLGLTHSPEPRVLDRFAADGYQLVMAGHTHGGQLCVPFYGALVTNCGLDRSRAKGPSRWGANMQLHVSAGVGTSPFAPVRFCCRPEATLLTLIAAPMGGRDSTSDLSRSQPTASVH; via the coding sequence ATGGCCGACGTTTTGCCCGTCCTGATCCGCGCCGGCGCCGCTGCGCTCGGTTCGACCGTTGCCGGCATCGGCTACGCCGCGCTCGTCGAGCGCAACGCGTTCGTCCTGCGCGAGATCACCATGCCCGTCCTGACGCCGGGCTCCACGCCGCTGCGGGTGCTGCATATCAGCGATCTCCACATGCTGCCCAACCAGCGCCGCAAACAGGCCTGGCTGCGCGAACTGGCCGGCTGGGAGCCCGACCTGGTCGTCAACACCGGCGACAACCTGGCCCACCCCAAGGCGGTGCCCGCGGTCGTGCAGCCCCTGGGTGACCTGCTGTCGCGGCCGGGTGTGTTCGTCTTCGGCAGCAATGACTACTTCGGCCCGCGCCTGAAGAACCCGCTGAACTACCTGACCAACCCGTCGCACCGGCTCCGCGGCGAGCCGCTGCCCTGGCAGGACCTGCGGGCGGCGTTCACCGAGCGCGGCTGGCTCGACCTCACCCACACCCGCCGCGAGTTCGAGGTGGCCGGCCTGCACATCGCCGCCGCGGGCGTGGACGACCCGCACATCGACCGGGACCGCTACGACGCGATCGCGGGTACGGCCAGCCCGGCCGCGAACCTGCGGCTTGGGCTGACCCATTCGCCGGAGCCGCGGGTGCTGGATCGCTTCGCCGCCGACGGCTATCAGCTGGTGATGGCCGGCCACACCCACGGCGGGCAGCTGTGCGTGCCGTTCTACGGCGCCCTGGTGACCAACTGCGGCCTGGACCGCTCCCGGGCCAAGGGACCGTCCCGTTGGGGCGCGAACATGCAGCTGCACGTGTCCGCCGGGGTAGGCACCTCGCCGTTCGCGCCGGTGCGGTTCTGCTGCAGGCCCGAAGCGACCCTGCTGACGTTGATCGCCGCGCCGATGGGCGGCCGGGATTCCACCAGCGACCTGAGCCGTTCGCAGCCGACCGCGTCGGTGCATTGA
- the ponA2 gene encoding transglycosylase/D,D-transpeptidase PonA2, whose amino-acid sequence MSDRPPAPLTLLKLAGCCLLASVVATALMFPLAGGIGLMSNRASEVVANGSAQLLQGEVPAVSTMVDKKGNVIAWLYSQRRFEVPTDKIANTMKLAIVSIEDKRFADHNGVDWKGTLTGLAGYASGDVDTRGGSTIEQQYVKNYQLLVTAQTDAEKRAAVETTPARKLREIRMALTLDKTFTKPEILTRYLNLVSFGNNSFGVQDAAQTYFGINASDLNWQQAALLAGMVQSTSTLNPYTNPDGALARRNLVLDTMIENLPQDADALRAAKATPLGILPQPNELPRGCIAAGDRAFFCDYVQEYLSRAGISKEQVARGGYLIRTTLDPDVQTPVKAAIDKFASPTLPGISSVMSVIEPGKTSHHVMAMASNRTYGLDLDAGQTMRPQPFSLVGDGAGSVFKIFTTAAALDMGMGINATLEVPGRFQAKGMGSGGAKGCPKDTWCVINAGNYRGSMNVTDALATSPNTAFAKLIQQVGVTRTVDMAIKLGLRSYANPGTARDYNPDSNESLADFVKRQNIGSFTLGPIEVNALELSNVAATLASGGVWCPPSPIDKLIDRHGNEVAVTTETCDQVVPEGLANTLANAMSKDALGGGTAAGSAGAAGWDLPVSGKTGTTEAHRSSGFVGFTSHYAAANYIYDDSPNPTDLCSAPLRHCGEGDLYGGNEPARTWFTAMKPIATNFGPVQLPPTDPRYVDGSPASRVPSVAGLDTDAARQRLKDAGFQVADQTNSVNSSAKLGEVVGTTPSGQTIPGSIITIQVSNGVPPAPPPPPEGAPPPIGSQVVEIPGLPPITIPLLAPPPPPPGQPPP is encoded by the coding sequence ATGTCAGACCGCCCCCCGGCCCCCCTCACGCTTCTCAAGCTCGCCGGGTGCTGCTTGTTGGCCAGCGTCGTCGCCACGGCGCTGATGTTCCCGCTGGCCGGCGGGATCGGGCTGATGTCCAATCGCGCCTCCGAAGTGGTCGCTAACGGCTCCGCCCAGCTTCTCCAGGGGGAGGTACCGGCGGTGTCGACGATGGTCGACAAGAAGGGCAACGTGATCGCGTGGCTGTACTCGCAGCGCCGGTTCGAGGTGCCCACCGACAAGATCGCCAACACCATGAAGCTGGCGATCGTTTCGATCGAGGACAAGCGGTTCGCTGACCACAACGGGGTGGACTGGAAGGGCACCCTGACCGGGCTGGCCGGCTACGCGTCCGGCGACGTCGACACCCGCGGCGGTTCCACCATCGAACAGCAGTACGTGAAGAACTACCAGCTGCTGGTCACCGCCCAAACCGACGCCGAGAAGCGCGCGGCCGTCGAAACCACCCCGGCCCGCAAGCTGCGCGAGATCCGGATGGCGCTGACGCTGGACAAGACCTTCACCAAGCCCGAGATCTTGACCCGCTACCTGAACCTGGTCTCGTTCGGCAACAACTCGTTCGGGGTGCAGGACGCGGCGCAGACCTACTTCGGCATCAACGCGTCCGACCTGAACTGGCAGCAGGCGGCGCTGCTGGCGGGCATGGTGCAGTCGACCAGCACGCTCAACCCCTACACCAACCCGGACGGGGCCCTGGCCCGCCGGAACCTGGTCCTGGACACCATGATCGAGAACCTGCCGCAGGACGCCGACGCCCTGCGCGCCGCGAAGGCCACGCCGCTCGGGATTCTGCCCCAGCCCAATGAGCTGCCCCGGGGCTGCATCGCGGCGGGCGACCGCGCCTTCTTCTGCGACTACGTCCAGGAGTACCTGTCCCGTGCCGGGATCAGCAAGGAACAGGTGGCCAGGGGCGGCTACCTGATCCGCACCACGTTGGACCCGGACGTGCAGACGCCGGTCAAGGCGGCCATCGACAAGTTCGCCAGCCCGACCCTGCCGGGCATCTCGAGCGTCATGAGTGTGATCGAGCCGGGCAAGACCTCGCACCACGTCATGGCGATGGCCAGCAACCGCACCTACGGCCTGGACCTCGACGCCGGCCAAACGATGCGCCCGCAGCCGTTCTCCCTCGTCGGCGACGGCGCCGGGTCGGTCTTCAAGATCTTCACCACGGCCGCGGCGCTGGACATGGGCATGGGCATCAACGCCACCCTCGAGGTGCCGGGCCGGTTCCAGGCCAAGGGCATGGGCAGCGGCGGCGCGAAGGGGTGCCCCAAGGACACCTGGTGCGTGATCAACGCCGGGAACTACCGGGGCTCGATGAACGTCACCGACGCGCTGGCCACCTCGCCCAACACCGCGTTCGCCAAGCTGATCCAGCAGGTCGGAGTGACCCGCACGGTCGACATGGCGATCAAACTCGGGTTGCGGTCCTACGCCAACCCCGGCACCGCGCGCGATTACAACCCCGACAGCAACGAGAGCCTCGCCGACTTCGTCAAGCGGCAGAACATCGGCTCGTTCACGTTGGGCCCGATCGAGGTGAACGCGCTGGAGCTGTCGAATGTGGCGGCCACCTTGGCCTCCGGCGGGGTGTGGTGCCCGCCGAGCCCGATCGACAAGCTGATCGACCGCCACGGCAACGAGGTCGCGGTGACCACCGAGACCTGCGACCAGGTGGTGCCCGAGGGGCTGGCGAACACGCTGGCCAACGCGATGAGCAAGGACGCGCTGGGAGGGGGCACGGCGGCCGGTTCGGCCGGCGCGGCGGGCTGGGACCTGCCGGTGTCCGGTAAGACCGGCACCACCGAAGCCCACCGCTCCTCCGGCTTCGTGGGTTTCACCAGCCACTACGCGGCCGCGAACTACATCTACGACGACTCACCCAACCCGACGGACCTGTGCTCCGCCCCGCTGCGCCACTGCGGCGAGGGCGACTTGTACGGCGGCAACGAGCCCGCGCGCACCTGGTTCACGGCGATGAAACCGATCGCCACCAACTTCGGGCCGGTGCAATTGCCGCCCACCGACCCCCGCTACGTGGACGGGTCGCCCGCCTCGCGGGTGCCCAGCGTGGCCGGCCTGGACACCGACGCGGCCCGGCAGCGCCTCAAGGACGCGGGCTTCCAGGTCGCCGACCAAACCAACTCCGTCAACAGCAGCGCCAAGTTGGGCGAGGTGGTCGGAACGACGCCCAGCGGGCAGACGATTCCGGGGTCGATCATCACGATCCAAGTCAGTAACGGCGTCCCACCGGCGCCGCCACCACCGCCGGAAGGCGCGCCGCCGCCGATCGGATCGCAGGTCGTCGAGATCCCGGGTCTGCCGCCGATCACCATTCCGCTACTGGCCCCGCCGCCACCCCCGCCGGGGCAGCCGCCCCCATAG
- a CDS encoding WhiB family transcriptional regulator, whose product MSDTGPAADRTNIAAAQGVLRSVDAEERISWVSKALCRTTDPDELFVRGAAQRKAAVICRHCPVMQECGADALDNKVEFGVWGGMTERQRRALLKQHPEVVSWSDFFDKRRNRGVG is encoded by the coding sequence GTGTCAGATACGGGGCCGGCCGCGGATAGGACAAACATAGCGGCTGCACAAGGGGTACTGCGTAGCGTCGACGCCGAAGAGCGGATTAGTTGGGTCTCGAAGGCACTCTGCCGAACCACTGACCCCGACGAACTGTTTGTCCGGGGCGCTGCGCAACGCAAGGCGGCGGTCATCTGTCGGCACTGCCCGGTGATGCAGGAGTGCGGGGCGGACGCGTTGGACAACAAGGTCGAGTTCGGGGTTTGGGGCGGCATGACCGAGCGCCAGCGCAGAGCTCTGCTCAAGCAGCACCCCGAGGTCGTCTCCTGGTCGGACTTCTTCGACAAGCGCCGCAACCGCGGCGTCGGCTAG